CGATACCGCAATTGTGATTTGTTGGATCGGACTAATGGTGTGTGCTGGTTGTCGGTGTAATCAGCATTCCGAAAAGCACGGACCATTGCGGAACGTGCAAGGTCAACGGCCCGACTTTTCACGGCGCGGGCTTTGATCAGTTGAAGCGTGTTCATAAAACACTCCTTCATTGCCCACGCCCCCGTTGCTTGGCATGGGTCTGACTGCAGCTTCGATTGGAAGCTCAACGTGGACCAAGAATACCACTTCTGTATCAACTGCTACTGAACTTAATCTTTCATGACGTGCTCCGTTGGTCAGGCCTTCAGGTGGCTTTGAGAGGAGATCGGTTGCATGAAACCACGTTGTTGCGTTGTCCAGCTTCAGGGATCCGTCTGATCGATCACATCG
The DNA window shown above is from Synechococcus sp. CC9902 and carries:
- a CDS encoding DUF4278 domain-containing protein; amino-acid sequence: MKECFMNTLQLIKARAVKSRAVDLARSAMVRAFRNADYTDNQHTPLVRSNKSQLRYRGIAYEAIGQQQEATGGRNLRYRGVSYGVY